In a genomic window of Chaetodon trifascialis isolate fChaTrf1 chromosome 8, fChaTrf1.hap1, whole genome shotgun sequence:
- the prickle2a gene encoding prickle-like protein 2 isoform X2: MSLEMEKTITKLMYDLQRNSTSDDDSGCALEEYVWVPPGLSPEQVHQYYNSLPEEKVPYINSPGEKFRIKQLLHQLPPHDNEVRYCNALDEEEKRELKLFSNQRKKDNLGRGSVRPFPLTINQAICDKCGGQINGGDIVVFAARAGHGKCWHPYCFVCSMCEELLVDLIYFYQDGKIYCGRHHAERLKPRCCACDEIIFADECTEAEGRHWHMKHFCCYECETTLGGQRYIMKDGRPHCCNCFESLYAEYCDACGEHIGIDQGQMTYDGQHWHATEECFCCARCKRSLLGRPFLPKQGQIFCSRSCSAGQDPDESDSSDSAFQSARSRESRHSTKIGKKERRNAEARQSAPPPMPDRLSAESDPLSVQMDRLSLSSSQTPSRTPNRTPSRTPSRAPSLNQVWMSRDDPYVPATYEGPQREPSPTPTPIHLLGQCNLRQGYNPNANAHPPAQSPANPGKRPDSWGKEQGNAKRTPMAALRGHSFNENWTHHGQDEFRPNKLRTQMSFNEMSSQNQGFSDKRSISLHGFQRDGRPPLTRRNPINAMSFNEPLTPLEQTPRGSMDSLTMSNATGNSLDGVSKRQEHLSRFSMPDLSKDSGVNVSEKSNMGTLSSSVQFHSTESLSSSRPYNNNMYTPLRVGYPLQYWDGPQPLGFDSKGRVGVMGSSGNLRMAPMSDRMPRRRISAQEPLTQQQQPQPRRRKHHRGNHGNGQHRSGRHHKRSRRSRSDNALHLVADRPAQMVELPYRRVQEDYDRFPSGNAARELFGLEPGGYRQQPHRPCPRTTSDLTLQNAGWQPVGLGGPYWGDGYMEAADPWCSSCSSSSESEGDESYFMGEPIPRPVQLCYINNEELRHRYSPSGIAGHHGPLHGPIHGQLHTRQRRKSKNCIIS, encoded by the exons GTGCATCAGTATTATAACTCCTTACCAGAAGAGAAGGTCCCTTACATAAACAGCCCTGGAGAGAAATTTCGCATCAAACAACTGCTTCACCAGTTGCCACCACATGACAATGAG GTGCGTTATTGCAACGCcttggatgaggaggagaaacgaGAGCTTAAGCTCTTCAGTAACCAACGGAAGAAGGACAACTTGGGAAGAGGCAGTGTCCGTCCCTTCCCTCTCACCATCAATCAGGCCATTTGTGATAAG TGTGGTGGTCAGATAAATGGTGGGGACATTGTGGTGTTTGCTGCGAGGGCAGGTCATGGAAAATGCTGGCACCCTTACTGCTTTgtctgcagcatgtgtgagGAACTGTTGGTGGATCTCATCTACTTCTACCAGGATGGCAAGATCTACTGTGGTCGGCACCATGCCGAGAGGCTGAAACCCCGCTGCTGTGCCTGTGATGAG ATAATCTTTGCTGATGAATGCACTGAGGCAGAGGGCAGGCACTGGCACATGAAGCACTTCTGTTGCTACGAGTGCGAGACCACCCTCGGCGGCCAGCGCTACATAATGAAGGACGGACGGCCACACTGCTGCAACTGCTTTGAGTCCCTTTACGCAGAGTACTGTGATGCATGTGGAGAACACATAG GTATTGACCAAGGCCAGATGACGTATGATGGGCAGCACTGGCACGCAACTGAGGAATGTTTTTGCTGTGCCCGTTGCAAGCGCTCTCTCCTGGGCCGCCCATTCCTGCCAAAGCAGGGGCAGATCTTCTGCTCACGCTCCTGCAGTGCTGGGCAG GATCCAGATGAGTCCGACTCCTCAGACTCAGCCTTCCAAAGTGCCCGTTCCCGTGAATCCCGCCACAGCACTAAAATTGGAAAAAAGGAGCGGAGGAATGCTGAGGCCCGCCAGTCAGCTCCTCCACCGATGCCTGATCGTCTGTCTGCTGAAAGTGATCCCCTTTCTGTTCAGATGGACCGCTTAAGCCTCTCATCAAGCCAGACCCCGAGTAGGACACCTAACCGCACACCCAGCCGCACTCCAAGCCGTGCCCCGAGCCTTAACCAGGTGTGGATGAGCCGGGATGACCCCTACGTCCCTGCTACCTATGAGGGGCCCCAGCGGGAACCCTCCCCCACACCAACTCCTATACATCTGCTGGGTCAGTGTAATCTCAGGCAGGGCTACAACCCCAACGCAAACGctcatcctccagctcagagCCCTGCAAACCCAGGGAAGAGGCCTGATTCCTGGGGAAAAGAGCAAGGCAATGCCAAGAGGACCCCAATGGCTGCTCTGAGGGGCCACTCCTTTAATGAAAACTGGACCCACCATGGCCAGGATGAGTTTAGGCCCAACAAGCTACGCACCCAGATGAGCTTCAATGAGATGTCTAGCCAGAACCAGGGCTTCTCTGACAAGAGGAGCATCAGCCTGCATGGATTCCAGAGAGACGGCAGACCCCCACTGACCAGGAGGAACCCGATCAATGCCATGAGCTTCAATGAGCCCCTCACTCCTCTAGAGCAGACTCCTCGTGGATCCATGGACTCCCTCACTATGTCCAATGCTACAG GTAACTCTCTGGATGGGGTCAGTAAGCGCCAGGAACATTTGTCCAGGTTCTCCATGCCTGACCTGAGTAAAGACtcaggtgtgaatgtgtctgaaaAGAGCAATATGGGCACCCTGAGCTCCTCAGTCCAGTTCCACAGCACAGAGTCGCTGTCCTCCTCTCGCCcctacaacaacaacatgtacaCTCCACTGAGAGTTGGCTACCCACTGCAGTACTGGGATGGCCCACAGCCACTGGGCTTCGACAGCAAAGGTCGTGTTGGCGTGATGGGCAGCAGTGGGAACCTGCGGATGGCTCCCATGAGTGACAGAATGCCCCGCCGACGCATCAGTGCACAGGAACCCTtgacacagcaacaacagccaCAACCAAGGCGCCGCAAACACCACCGTGGAAACCATGGTAATGGGCAGCACCGCAGTGGCCGTCACCACAAACGCTCTCGCCGCTCCCGCTCTGATAATGCCCTACACCTGGTGGCAGACCGGCCTGCTCAGATGGTAGAGCTGCCCTACCGTCGTGTACAGGAGGACTACGATCGCTTCCCTTCTGGTAATGCGGCTCGGGAGTTGTTTGGTCTGGAGCCGGGTGGGTACAGGCAGCAGCCCCACCGGCCCTGCCCCCGCACCACCTCTGATCTCACCCTGCAGAATGCTGGCTGGCAGCCTGTGGGGCTGGGTGGGCCATACTGGGGAGATGGCTACATGGAGGCTGCTGACCCCTggtgctccagctgctcctcttcctctgagtcTGAGGGAGATGAAAGTTATTTCATGGGCGAACCAATCCCTCGGCCCGTGCAGCTTTGCTACATCAACAACGAGGAGCTGCGCCATCGCTACAGCCCCTCTGGGATAGCTGGCCATCACGGACCTCTGCACGGACCGATTCATGGCCAGCTGCACACCCGCCAAAGGAGGAAGAGCAAAAACTGCATAATTTCCTAG
- the prickle2a gene encoding prickle-like protein 2 isoform X1: MSLEMEKTITKLMYDLQRNSTSDDDSGCALEEYVWVPPGLSPEQVHQYYNSLPEEKVPYINSPGEKFRIKQLLHQLPPHDNEVRYCNALDEEEKRELKLFSNQRKKDNLGRGSVRPFPLTINQAICDKCGGQINGGDIVVFAARAGHGKCWHPYCFVCSMCEELLVDLIYFYQDGKIYCGRHHAERLKPRCCACDEIIFADECTEAEGRHWHMKHFCCYECETTLGGQRYIMKDGRPHCCNCFESLYAEYCDACGEHIGIDQGQMTYDGQHWHATEECFCCARCKRSLLGRPFLPKQGQIFCSRSCSAGQDPDESDSSDSAFQSARSRESRHSTKIGKKERRNAEARQSAPPPMPDRLSAESDPLSVQMDRLSLSSSQTPSRTPNRTPSRTPSRAPSLNQVWMSRDDPYVPATYEGPQREPSPTPTPIHLLGQCNLRQGYNPNANAHPPAQSPANPGKRPDSWGKEQGNAKRTPMAALRGHSFNENWTHHGQDEFRPNKLRTQMSFNEMSSQNQGFSDKRSISLHGFQRDGRPPLTRRNPINAMSFNEPLTPLEQTPRGSMDSLTMSNATAGNSLDGVSKRQEHLSRFSMPDLSKDSGVNVSEKSNMGTLSSSVQFHSTESLSSSRPYNNNMYTPLRVGYPLQYWDGPQPLGFDSKGRVGVMGSSGNLRMAPMSDRMPRRRISAQEPLTQQQQPQPRRRKHHRGNHGNGQHRSGRHHKRSRRSRSDNALHLVADRPAQMVELPYRRVQEDYDRFPSGNAARELFGLEPGGYRQQPHRPCPRTTSDLTLQNAGWQPVGLGGPYWGDGYMEAADPWCSSCSSSSESEGDESYFMGEPIPRPVQLCYINNEELRHRYSPSGIAGHHGPLHGPIHGQLHTRQRRKSKNCIIS; this comes from the exons GTGCATCAGTATTATAACTCCTTACCAGAAGAGAAGGTCCCTTACATAAACAGCCCTGGAGAGAAATTTCGCATCAAACAACTGCTTCACCAGTTGCCACCACATGACAATGAG GTGCGTTATTGCAACGCcttggatgaggaggagaaacgaGAGCTTAAGCTCTTCAGTAACCAACGGAAGAAGGACAACTTGGGAAGAGGCAGTGTCCGTCCCTTCCCTCTCACCATCAATCAGGCCATTTGTGATAAG TGTGGTGGTCAGATAAATGGTGGGGACATTGTGGTGTTTGCTGCGAGGGCAGGTCATGGAAAATGCTGGCACCCTTACTGCTTTgtctgcagcatgtgtgagGAACTGTTGGTGGATCTCATCTACTTCTACCAGGATGGCAAGATCTACTGTGGTCGGCACCATGCCGAGAGGCTGAAACCCCGCTGCTGTGCCTGTGATGAG ATAATCTTTGCTGATGAATGCACTGAGGCAGAGGGCAGGCACTGGCACATGAAGCACTTCTGTTGCTACGAGTGCGAGACCACCCTCGGCGGCCAGCGCTACATAATGAAGGACGGACGGCCACACTGCTGCAACTGCTTTGAGTCCCTTTACGCAGAGTACTGTGATGCATGTGGAGAACACATAG GTATTGACCAAGGCCAGATGACGTATGATGGGCAGCACTGGCACGCAACTGAGGAATGTTTTTGCTGTGCCCGTTGCAAGCGCTCTCTCCTGGGCCGCCCATTCCTGCCAAAGCAGGGGCAGATCTTCTGCTCACGCTCCTGCAGTGCTGGGCAG GATCCAGATGAGTCCGACTCCTCAGACTCAGCCTTCCAAAGTGCCCGTTCCCGTGAATCCCGCCACAGCACTAAAATTGGAAAAAAGGAGCGGAGGAATGCTGAGGCCCGCCAGTCAGCTCCTCCACCGATGCCTGATCGTCTGTCTGCTGAAAGTGATCCCCTTTCTGTTCAGATGGACCGCTTAAGCCTCTCATCAAGCCAGACCCCGAGTAGGACACCTAACCGCACACCCAGCCGCACTCCAAGCCGTGCCCCGAGCCTTAACCAGGTGTGGATGAGCCGGGATGACCCCTACGTCCCTGCTACCTATGAGGGGCCCCAGCGGGAACCCTCCCCCACACCAACTCCTATACATCTGCTGGGTCAGTGTAATCTCAGGCAGGGCTACAACCCCAACGCAAACGctcatcctccagctcagagCCCTGCAAACCCAGGGAAGAGGCCTGATTCCTGGGGAAAAGAGCAAGGCAATGCCAAGAGGACCCCAATGGCTGCTCTGAGGGGCCACTCCTTTAATGAAAACTGGACCCACCATGGCCAGGATGAGTTTAGGCCCAACAAGCTACGCACCCAGATGAGCTTCAATGAGATGTCTAGCCAGAACCAGGGCTTCTCTGACAAGAGGAGCATCAGCCTGCATGGATTCCAGAGAGACGGCAGACCCCCACTGACCAGGAGGAACCCGATCAATGCCATGAGCTTCAATGAGCCCCTCACTCCTCTAGAGCAGACTCCTCGTGGATCCATGGACTCCCTCACTATGTCCAATGCTACAG CAGGTAACTCTCTGGATGGGGTCAGTAAGCGCCAGGAACATTTGTCCAGGTTCTCCATGCCTGACCTGAGTAAAGACtcaggtgtgaatgtgtctgaaaAGAGCAATATGGGCACCCTGAGCTCCTCAGTCCAGTTCCACAGCACAGAGTCGCTGTCCTCCTCTCGCCcctacaacaacaacatgtacaCTCCACTGAGAGTTGGCTACCCACTGCAGTACTGGGATGGCCCACAGCCACTGGGCTTCGACAGCAAAGGTCGTGTTGGCGTGATGGGCAGCAGTGGGAACCTGCGGATGGCTCCCATGAGTGACAGAATGCCCCGCCGACGCATCAGTGCACAGGAACCCTtgacacagcaacaacagccaCAACCAAGGCGCCGCAAACACCACCGTGGAAACCATGGTAATGGGCAGCACCGCAGTGGCCGTCACCACAAACGCTCTCGCCGCTCCCGCTCTGATAATGCCCTACACCTGGTGGCAGACCGGCCTGCTCAGATGGTAGAGCTGCCCTACCGTCGTGTACAGGAGGACTACGATCGCTTCCCTTCTGGTAATGCGGCTCGGGAGTTGTTTGGTCTGGAGCCGGGTGGGTACAGGCAGCAGCCCCACCGGCCCTGCCCCCGCACCACCTCTGATCTCACCCTGCAGAATGCTGGCTGGCAGCCTGTGGGGCTGGGTGGGCCATACTGGGGAGATGGCTACATGGAGGCTGCTGACCCCTggtgctccagctgctcctcttcctctgagtcTGAGGGAGATGAAAGTTATTTCATGGGCGAACCAATCCCTCGGCCCGTGCAGCTTTGCTACATCAACAACGAGGAGCTGCGCCATCGCTACAGCCCCTCTGGGATAGCTGGCCATCACGGACCTCTGCACGGACCGATTCATGGCCAGCTGCACACCCGCCAAAGGAGGAAGAGCAAAAACTGCATAATTTCCTAG